Within the Nicotiana tabacum cultivar K326 chromosome 11, ASM71507v2, whole genome shotgun sequence genome, the region aaaatagtgactatttttcaatgacttagtaaacgctggctatttttgaatgaccagtccaaaaactggctagaCCTTGCTATTTTAACAGTAATCAGGGGAGTCAAATTTGGCCCAAGTCCAAATGACTTGCACAACCCATCCAAGGTTGGATTGATTATTGACTCGTTCATTTATTTAACTCGGCTCATCTTGACCAACCCATTTTAACGTAGATTgattttagcccaaattgattCATGAGTAACTTtgtcaaaatatttttaaaataatttttttatttgatatgtTAGATATGaccacaataaaagaaaaaaagtcttatttaataattataccaaaaaaaaaataacacataTTAGTTAAAGTTTGGTAAGAGTTTAACGGGTTGGATTATAATCCAAATTTTAGCTCATCTTAACCAAATTTATCCTAGACCAAATGACATTGGCCCGACCATTTAACACTCCTAGTAGTAATGGAAGAAATTATTAGAATCATATATTGTTAAAAAGTTAGCGGAGCGATAACTAATGATCAAGTAAAGAAATAGGGAAATGTCACTTCAAATTTTACAATTTTTACACTTATGATATTCCAAAATGAAAAGACAAGCCATATTAAGTGAGACATATGGAGTATATATTTTGTTGTCCCATTAAGCTAGTATATTACTCATATTACGAATCAACCTCCATTTTATTAGTCAACAAATATACATAGTAGTATATGTAAACTTCAAATAATTGAGACAACAACGTGAAGTAGGTggagaataataaaaatataaaacaagaTCCTGCTTGAGATTTTCCATGAATTATTGTGCATATTATAAAGTCAACTAACTTTACCTGGCAGCATGACaactttattttaaaagaaaatcaacctcCACTTCGGAGACGGATTTAGAATGTTATAACGGTCAAGCTTTTTGCtctaactttatatatatatatatatatatataaagaaattcACTTGTAAATATTTGACCGtgaatttcaattattattatagTATTAATAAACAGACATCGTTGTAGtaactcataaacttcaaatctcGGACATTTGAATTTTGTTATTTAATAAACAACTATACATAGTACATGTAGCTTCAGAGAATTGAAAGCatattcaaattaattaaaacGTGAAACTTGAGAATATATTATAAAAGCTCGATGAACAAGAACCTGTCTTTGATTTTATATCAATTTTTCTGTAAATTATTGAGTATATAAAATGAACTTGGTTAGGGTGGTAGCATGAACCAAAACTTGTTACAGTTCACAATATGGCTGCAAAACAAGTAATCCCTCCATTTTCTCTGATATTGGCTTTTGCATTCATCCCTTTACTTGTGTTTTCTGCACAAGCAGTTCCATTAGAAAGGTTGAATTCTTTAAGAGTTATTAAAAGTGTGAATAAAAATGGTCCTTTCCTTGGTCTTATCACAGTCTATGCAccagaagaagaagctttttttAGTACTGGTGTCTTTAGGCCTGATCCTAGACACCCCTTTGTTGATTTATCAGGTAAACTATAACGTTTTTGTCGATTCAACTGAACTCATTACTTTTTGCTCTAATTATGTAtaaatatgaaaagaaaaaaaaattaaaatgtatACTCTAGATCTTGGATTCGCTTATGCATTCTCTCCTTGATTTAACTCAAAATATTCTTGGTTTCTTTTGCTTTAAATTATGTTAATTTCCAGAGTTAAGACTGACATAAGAGTCATTTTTGCAGGTAGACGTTTCCAAATTGGGAAGGTTGCAGGAAAGAAAGCCATTTATGTGAAATGTGGAGTTGGATTGGTAAATAAATTCTGAGATCTTTCTTTTCAAGTCAACTCATATtgttctttttttaaataattatgcttCTATTCTTGACCACTCGTTGATGATAAGAGAGAAGTCAGAGACAACCTATGGGGCATGATGGGATGGTTAAAATATCTCCACTCTTAATCAAATGTTTCGAATTCGAGCGTTTTAATGTATCTATTTGGCTCGAATCTTGAATGGTCAGGCAAGTGAATTTTTGAATATTGcgaatatataaagaaaaaaaaaaaagaggaagtaaGAGTTGAGTTACTGCAGTTACTATTTGTCTAAGATTTGATGAGATAGTTGATTGGCTTCTACTTAGGTGAATGCAGCTGCAGCAACACAGCAGATGTTGGATCTGTTTGACATAAAAGGAGTAATCCATTTTGGTATTTCTGGTAATGCCAACAGTTCTATGCACATTGGAGATGTCACAATCCCATATCAAATTGCACAAACAGGGCTCTGGGATTGGCTGGTAAATCTTTCTAACTTTTAACCCTTtaatcaaactttttttttttggtatttccaCTCACATCTCGCTTGAGTAACCTTGGTAAAATTGTTGCCATGTGATCAGGAgttcacgggttcgagccgtggaaacagcctcctgtagaaatgcagggtaaggctgagCATAATAGACCTTTGCGGTCTGGCCCTTCTCCGGAACCCGTGCATAGCGGGAGCTAAGTGCACCAGACTGCCCTTTTTATTATAGTTGGCTCACATAAATTGTATGTTTGTGCAGAAACCAAATGCAACTTTGGAACCAAATGATTTTGCTCAATTTGATTTCAAGAATTATAATGTGCCAAAAGGAGGGGATAACAAGTTGGGGCGTGTTGGTTATAGCACGGAGCAGTTTTACTCAACTTCAGGGGAGGTCAATGTACCTCAGAGACCAGTTTGGTTTAATATAACCAAGAATTGGTTTAATGTAGCCTCTCATTTGCAGGTAAGTAATATACTTATTATCTTCCACCACCAGTACTGATATCGAGTAACTATGTTCATCAATTAGAGGCGGATCGATTTTCTATTTGGTGTGATTGTAATGTGTTTGGATTCAATAACAGGGGCTGAAATTGGAGCAGTGTGCAAATTCAACTTTGTGTCTTCCTCAAATACCTAAATTAGTTGTTGGACTTAAGGGGGCAACTTCAAACTTTTTCATTGACAATGCAGCTTACACAGATTTCCTTTTCAAAACTTTTGGGGTTACATCACTTGACATGGAGAGCTCAGCTGTTGTAATGGTAACttgcttttccttcttttttttaattaacttCTCTAATATTGTCGTGCCACCTAAACGATAGCTGTAGCTCGAGGCCAGATTCATGATTTAGACTGAGTTCCTTGTTGAAATAACGGGTTCATAATTGAATATTtgttaaattttttgattttcattatATTTTATGGTCCGAGAGACCGTGACCCATATTCTACAAGCTCCATCCACCTATAACTAACATGTAACTGTCTATAAATAGTGGATAAGTAACATGAAAAATAAGGTAAGTTACATGTTAAAACACACGATTCATATACAAATTCTTCGCACTGTCATTGTATATAAATTACATGTTATATGTTAAAACACACAATTACATTTTcatcttttttcccttttttgaagcttggccaaacaggctattagactGAATCCTTGTTGAATTTATGGGTTCATAATTaaatatttgttgaaattttgtgattttcactATATTTTAGGGCCCGTGATCTATATTCTACAAACTCTATCCGCCTTTGACAATATGTAACTGTCTGTAAATAGTGGATAAGTAACATAAAAAATAAGGCAAGTTATATGTTAAAATACGCAATAATATACAAATTCTTCGCACTGTGATTGTATATAAGTTACATGTTACATATTAAAACATACAAATaaattttcatcttttcttccttttttctattttctgtaaCACTAATAGCTCTTTTAATTTGAACTAATAGCTCTGTTTTGGTGATTTTGTGCAGACATGCTTGTCAAATGGCTACCCAGTTATCGTAATTCGTGGAGTATCAGATTTAGCAGGGACACAAGAAGGAGACAACACAATTAGATTATTTGGACCTTTAGCTGCTCTAAACACAGCCAAAGTTGTTATTAGTTTTGTCAAGTCTCTACCAGGAAACTACATTTCCAAATTCTAGCATGTTAGAATATTTCCTGAGACGGATTTAGGATGGGTTTTATGGGTCTAATTGAATTCACTATTTTTATTCGAACGATGCATGCATATGCGAAATCAtttaaatatatacataaaataagaTCACACTAATTTAAAACTTACTAACCCTTGATTCTGAATTGTCCGTAAATATCACCTATTACAAAGATGACTATTTGAGTATTAGTATTTGATGGTTTTATGATCTCAAACAACTATGATCTGATCCCATTATTCAACATTTTCAATTAGAATAAGTGATTTATTGGATCATTCATCGTTGGCTAAGATTAACAAATAGAGAACAGCGTGGAATTGATCTCAGTATTCAGCATTTTAACTAGATTATACGATTTGTTGGATCTTTGACTaagattaataattaataaagagAGACCATGGTCATGTCATAAATGGATGTATCAAGGatgaacaacaacaattaatttCAACTTGTAACAAAGCTACAATTTTATGTACAAATAGACATTTTACCCCTTATGCTTCAATTTTATTCATTGGGTATGTATACAGGTAAAATCGAGGATAGAGTTACCCTCGATTTTCCGTTGTGAAACAAGGAATGATGTTACTTGTTATTGGCTCGAGTGAGACCGATGGTACCTATAGATCGAAACTAGGGACGAACGAACGATACAACAGGTTTCAAGCATGGCCGAACCCGAAAATAATCAAGCTCGAGTGAGATGAAGAATGGAAGGTAAAGGAAAGACGGTTAAAGGAGACAAACCGGGAGCAGAAATATCCGTCATCAACCGGATATTACAACACGGATCACGCTCGGTATTGGATGCTGATCATATTTTCGTGGGAGAGAAGGAAggaaagatttttaccttatttagacttgtattagggttaaaactcctctactatataaagaggaggaCCCCTTTATTTTTGGCACTATTTGCACGCATATCAAGGTAATAAAATTTACTTTGACTCTCTGCAATTGTTTTAAGTATTCTTCAGTTGTTCACTGGTTTAGCCGGATCCGAGCTCTATCTCGAGGGCTCGATTGTGACTGATCGTTAGCATTTAAGCTGAATACAAGGCTTAATTGCTACATCACTTTGGTTTGatcattttatttcatttcaattcAATTATTTACTGTTCTTTGATCATTTGTgttaaattaaatcacatatcctttaaaccgcgtacaaatttaattgttgtccATTTTaagaggtaaacagtttggcatcgAACATGGGGATAAGGACTATTTAATAAATCAGATTCTCAATCTGCTCACTTAAGTGTTGACGCCGAATCAGGCAATCACGGTGAAAATAATAATGGGGTGCCGAGCAATAACGTACCCCCTGTTGACCCTAACAACGTTCCAATCACTGATCTGGTCGATGCCAAATCGCCGGTTGCTGTCAACACTAACCTACCGACTGATCCCAATAACAACGTTCATGGAGCACCTCGGCCATCAGTTTGTGAAACGGCCGAAGAGGGAGGCGATGAGGTTAGCTTACGTTTGATTTTTGAGATGTTGCAAGACCAATAAGTTTCCATATCACAACTGCAGAATCAAAATCACGCACACAACACGGTTGAACCCGAATGGGCTGAAGAAGATACCCAGGAGGGGAGAATAGATTGTCACAGAGCCCAACAGGTCCGGATCTGGGGAAACTTCCGAGgtgatgaaaatgctcgaggCACTGAAAAAACGGGTAGAATCCGGCAAAAAAAAGATAGTGGAAAATGATAAGAAAGTGGAAACCTACAACTCGAGGGTCAATCAGATCCCGAGGTCACCTCCGATAGTAAAGGAACCggattccaaaaagttcattCAGAAGCCTTTCCCCCAAGTGTGTCACCAAAGCCGATCCCGAAAAGGTTCCAAATGCCCGATATCCCCAAATACAATAGGACCACAGACTCAAACAtgcatgtgacctcctatacatgcGCTATAAAAGGCAACGACCTCGAGGATGACGAGATTGAGTCGGTGttgctgaaaaaattcggagaaaccCTATCCAAGGGAgcgatgatatggtatcataatttgcctaaaaattctattgattcatttgctatgcttgtagatgcCTTTGCTAATGCCCATGCCGGAGCCATTAAAGTTGAGACGAGGAAATCGGACATGTTCAAAGTCAAACAAAAACACAACAAAATGCTTAGAGAATTCGAGTCAAGATTCCTAATGGAACGGATGGATCTACCATCGTTTGTAGACGATTGGGCCATTCAGGCATTTAATCAGGGGCTCAACCCCCGAAGTTCGGTCGCGTCTCAACaactgaagcaaaatttgatagaATATCCAGTGGTTACCTGGGCCGACATCCACAataggtaccagtcaaagatcagagtcgaggacgaccaattagggACCCCCTCAAGATCGGTTTATCCCGATAAAGTGGACGAAAAGTCTAAAAGAATAGTGGTTCAGGAGTCGAGGCCACCCCGAGATCGATACCAACCTTACAACTTAGATAGAAGGGAAAACAGACCCAATTGCTATTCGACCACGAATGATAGAAGAAACGATTAGGGTTCAAGCAATCGAGGGTTGGTGAATAGAAACGGGCTCGACAGATGAACCGAAGTCAGAGATGCGCCGAAgctatcggaatataacttcaacgtagaTGCAGCGAGCATAGTGTCAGCCATCGGCCGCATCAAGGAGACCAAATGGTTGATGTCGCTCCAGTCTGATCCGGCATAGAGGGATCACAATTTgatatgcaaatatcatggtaCTCACAGGCATAAAACTGGGGATTATCGACAGTTAAGGAAAGAAGTGGCTCGTTTGTTCAATAATGGGCATCTCCGAGAATTCCTAAGAGAGccggccaaaaaccatttcaggaGTAGGGACGCCAACAAGCAGGTCGAGCAGGAAGAACCCCAACATGTGATTAATATGATTATTGGGGGAGTAGATATTCCCCAAGGACCGGTGATAAAATGCACCAAAGTTTCCATCACAAGAGAAAAACAATCTCAAAATTATGTTCCGGAAGGGTCCATCTCGTTTAGTGACGAGGATGCTGAGGGCATAATccaacctcataatgatgcattGGCAATATCTGTACTTATTAATAAATCTCTAGTTAAGCgcgtgttaattgatccaggtagctcaaccAACATCATCCGATGGAGAGTCGTGGAACAACTAGGGCTGTTGGACCAGATCGTACCAGCAGTTTGAGTGCTGAACGGGTTCAATATGGCGTAAGAGACAACAAAGGGAGAAATCACCCTACCGGTCAACACGGCCGGAACCATTCAACAAGCAAAGTTCTAAAGGAGGACATGTTCAGGAGATCGTGGGTTCATAGTGTGAGGGTAGCACCATCGACCTTGCCCCAAGTGTTGAAATTTCCAACTCCGAGTGGAATCAAAACTGATTACGGGGAACAACCGgctgcaaaggagatgttcgcCATCGACGAAGTGATTCCAGTACCTGCAATCACGACATCAAAAGATAAGGGACTGATTGGAGAGAAAGGCACCAAATAACAATCATAGATCTCGACCCCGATTGTGCCAGAAAAATGGGAGGAACGTCCAACAGATGAGGAAGATGACTTTGGGGTACCGAGATCCTTCATATCACCTGATGATGATGACGCCACCAAGTCAACAATCGAGGAACTGGAACAAGTCATACTATTCGAGCATCTGCCTGatagaaaggtatacctgggcacggggctaaCCCCCAAGCTCAGGAAagaacttatttattttcttaaagctaatgccgattgttttgcctggtcccacttagatatgacaggaatTTCACCGAAGATAACAACTCACAAATTGAGTCGTAGCTTCCATCCGGTTAAACAGAAGAGAAAGCCATAGTTCGAGGTCAAacacgcattcatcaaggatgaggtatctaaacttttaaaaataggtTCCActcgggaagtaaaatattcagactggttagctaacgtagtcgTCGTacttaaaaaggaaaataaacttagaatgtgtgtaaattataaatatttgaataaggcatgcccaaaggactcatttcctttgcctaacatcgaccaAATGATCAATGCAATGGTTGGTCACGAGACGCtgagctttctcgatgcctattccgggtacaacaaATACAGATGGACCCATAAGACCAAGACAAAACTTCTTTTATAACTAGGTTCGGCACTTATTGTTATAACGTGATGCCCTTAGGGTTAAAATATATCGATGCCACATACCAACACCTAGTTAACCGAATGTTCGAggaaatcaatggaggtttatattgatgatatgttagttaagccCCTATGAGCAGAGGTCAATTTGAGGCATTTGTAGGAAACCTTAGGCATACTAACGGAATATAATATGAAGTTGAACCGAGAGAAGTGTGCCTTTGGAGTcggctcgggtaagttcctcggTTTCATGGTGTCTAACCGGGGAATAGAGATCAACACAGATAAGATGAAGGTCATAGAAGATATCACCGTGGTTAATGAGGTCAAGGCAGTACAAAGACTGATCGGGCGAATAGCCGCATTGGGACGATTCATTTCCGGGTCGTCGGATAaaagccaccgatttttctcatTATTAAAGAAGAAGAGCGACTTCGCTTGGACCCTGAAGTGCCAAAAAGCTTTGGAGGAACTTAAATAATACATATCAAGCCCTCTCCTGTTGTACGGCCCGAATGAGAACGAGCAGCTATACCTTTACTTGGTGGTATTCGAGATAGCAGTAAGTGGTGTCACCTGGTccgggaagaagaaggtacgtaatttcctatATATTATGTTAGTAGAGCCCCAGGTGATACCGAAACGAGGTATCCACGCCTAGAAAAACTGGCGCTTGACTTGCTAAGAACATCTAGGAAACTAAAATCATATTTTCGATGTCACCATATATGTGTCATGACCTGTACCCATTAAGGAATAATATACATAAACCCGAACTGTCAGGCTGGCTAGCAAAGTGGGTCGTAgagattagcgggtacgatattgaatacaAATCCCAAACAACTATAAAGTCCTAGAtattggcagactttgtggctaATTTCACACTGGCCATGATCCCCGAGGTCGATAAAGAATTAGTACTCGCCTCGGGGACTAgctcgggggtatggaccctattCACGGATAGTGCCTCCAATGCGAAAGGGTTCGAGTTGGGTATTATACTAAAAAAACCACTAACAACGTAATAAGGCAATcaattagaactgtgaaattgactaacaatgaagccgaatatgaggctatgattgcaggtctaaaattggctaaaagcctgAGGGCTGAGGTTATCGAAGCCAAGTATGATTCCTTCCTCGTTATTAACCAGGTCAATGGAACATTCGAAGTCAAAGAAGACCAAATGTGTAGGTACTTAGATAAATTTCTAGTGGTGTTACACCGATTCAAAAATGGACGCTATAGCACGTGCCTCAAGATTcagaatagtgaggccgatgcattggctaattTGGTATCTTCAGTAGACTTCGAAGAATTTAATTCCGAAATGGTGGTGCAATTAATGAGCTCAGTAATAGAGGTCGGTCATGCTGAGGTAAAATCAACAAGTTTAAACTAGGATTGGTAGAACAAATACTTGGGCTACCTTCAAAAGGGGAAACTACCATCATACCCTAAAAAAGCAAGGGCCCTTCGGATTAAAGCTGCCAGGTTTTGCTTGGTTGATGGCTAACTGTATCGAAAATTATTTTTCGGACCACTAGAAAGATGTTTGGGCCTCGATGAAATTGATTACGCGATAAGAGAAGTCCACGAGGGGACTTGCGGAAACCATTCGGGATCGAAATTATTGGTCCAGAAACTGATAAGGCCGGGTATTATTGGAACGAAATGGAGAAGGATGCAAAAGACTTCATCTAAAAGTGTGACAAATGTCAGAGGCATGCCCCGATGATATATCAGCATGGGGAGCTACTTCACCCGGTCATTTACCCTTGGCCGTTcataaagtggggaatggatattgtaGTTCCTTTACCATGGGCATTCGATAAGGATCAATACATTTTTCTTATGACTAATTACttctccaagtgggttgaagcacaggcgtttgagaaaattagagagaaggAGGTTATTgatttcatttgggatcacataaTCTGCATGTTCGGGATACCAACCGAAATTGCATGTGACAATGGGAGATAATTCATCAGCAACAAGGTCAATAAGTTCTTttaagatcacaaaatcaaaaagGTTTTATCAACCCCTTATCACCCACGGGCAAATGAACAAGCGGAGTCGACAAATAAGACTATAATGCAGAACCCGAAGAAAAGATTAACCGATTCAAAACGAAGGTGGAAAGAAATTCTGCATGAGGTCCTATGGGAGTATTGAACAACCTCGGGGCCGAGTACCGGTGAGATACCGTTTTCTCTAGTCTACGACGGAGATGATTTGATTCTAGTAGAAGTGAGGGAACCAAGCTCGAGGTTTAAATATGCTACAAAAATATCAAGCGACGAGGCCATGACCACAATTCTAAATTTAGCAAACAAACGGCGAGAAGTTGCCTTGGTCTGAGAACCCGAACGACGGGAAActaccgaattgggaaggactatATATAGTCACCGGTATAACCTGAAGAGGCTCATACCATCTTGATTCTGAAAGTGGCATGCAACTGCAAAACAATTAGAATGTGGCACACCTAAAGCAGTAGTACTGCTAAGGTATGAATACCCAATTTTCTTTGAGGTTTATTATCCTGTGAGTTAACTCGTGCATGTACTCAATCTAAGTCAAGTCCAAGAATTAGGTccgaaagcacgtgttgcacttttttcccttagaccgattttttTCCGAAGTGGGTTttatggcaaggtttttaacgaggcaacaggaAGCTTGCTACTTTAGTTTTGAAGACCAGTCTAGGACCGGGGACTGCTGGCATGGGTCATAGTACTCGAGCCCTCAAAATTCGGCCTCAAGTACTCGGAGACTATCACACCCCAAATCAAGATTCGAAGATCTGAGTTCAAAAATTTCGAAGACAATTTTATTCGACATCGAAAGCAGAGGCTTGAataataggatttattgtaaggttCAAATGGTTAAATGAATCATACCCGGATAGTTCATTCTCGCCGTGGTGGATAGTTTTTGTATCTTCGATTATTTACATTATATTTGAAGTAATAAGGTGAGAAATTTACCTTCTATACTTCATCGGTTAACGCTTACATAAGCAACATTATAATTAAGTCACTTACAATAAAaatatttgggttcaaaattttcTAAGCCCAAGGGCCATCATTAACCGGGAACATGAAATCCCAAAGGCAGTAAGAGTCCACGAGACCATGCCCAATCATTTAAAGACCCCTAAGCCGACAGGTCGCCTTAAATCGGGACTTCCGTATGACAAAAAGACTGGGTAAATCAGGTTACTAAATCCCAAAGGCACCAAGCCCATGAGGTAGGGCCTAAATATGAAAGGCTACTGCCAACTTAAGGTCGAAAACCATTGGATCTTCAACATCAATGTATAAACGACTCGAAGACGTCTGAGTTCGTAAGTATAAAAAGTAAGGTCCTTACACATTTTAAGTCTATAAAGATTATGTCCGATCTGATCAAATCAATTAGTTTCGAATTATGGCCAAGGAAAAGGCCACATTCGGCAAAGATTAACTGTGTCCTAATAAATCATTCAAATACCTAAAACTAAGACTTCATTTCATTTTTGTCAGATCCTTCGAAATCAAAGCAACTCGAAGCCATTGTTTGACCCGGACCTTATTTGGGCTTTAGAAGTCAAATGATTTAAGCGATGACAAaatttatgctaaggcattaatgATATATTAGTTATACTGAATCCGAGACACAAGTTATATATTCTAAGTCCTAAGCAAAAGCAAGTGCGAAAAAGTTAAAGGACACAATATATAGCCGAAGGGTAATTTCATATATTcatcaaaaaatatttatataggcACGAGAAAATGGCCCCATACAAAATATACAagtacaaaaaaaacaaaaaataacacaAACTAACTAAGGCATTCCGTGCCAAATCTTCACCAAAGCCCAACTCAATATCTGATCCTTAGGGCTGGTACTTTTCTTTGGCCTCGGCTTTGAACCTCTTGGCCTCCTCAATCTTGGCCGCTACATCGACCTCCCCGACTTGGATCTCCTCGAAAGCTCCCTCCAAGATAGACACTTCACGTACTAGGCCTTCGTTATAATCCGGGCTTCTGCTATCTCGACATCAATCTTATACTGGGCCAGCATAtttgataagtggagattttgactacttattagcgccttttagcttttgttttagtctaaaactGTTTAATTATGTTcgcgaaaactgatgaaatatgcttaattgcaggaata harbors:
- the LOC107771344 gene encoding bark storage protein A-like; its protein translation is MAAKQVIPPFSLILAFAFIPLLVFSAQAVPLERLNSLRVIKSVNKNGPFLGLITVYAPEEEAFFSTGVFRPDPRHPFVDLSGRRFQIGKVAGKKAIYVKCGVGLVNAAAATQQMLDLFDIKGVIHFGISGNANSSMHIGDVTIPYQIAQTGLWDWLKPNATLEPNDFAQFDFKNYNVPKGGDNKLGRVGYSTEQFYSTSGEVNVPQRPVWFNITKNWFNVASHLQGLKLEQCANSTLCLPQIPKLVVGLKGATSNFFIDNAAYTDFLFKTFGVTSLDMESSAVVMTCLSNGYPVIVIRGVSDLAGTQEGDNTIRLFGPLAALNTAKVVISFVKSLPGNYISKF